The genomic stretch TCGGCGAGAAAAGAGATGTGAAATTTCACCACGTATCGTCAGGGGAAGAAGACTTTTATTAGAACAGATAAACAATCTGGTTGAAATATCTCGTTTTTTCTTCCTTTCAACCGTTATTGAAGAAGCTAAAAGTATCTTCCGAAAATCAGCATTTAGATAGATATTTAGTCTTCTTTGGGTTTTGAATCATTGCTTGTATTGCCACTCATTCCCCTACTATCAGTATTTGCAGGGCAGACAGGGGCGTATTGACAGAATCGACATTTCCATCGCTCGTCCTCGTGAACGTATGTAGCTTCTCGCTCTCCAAGCCAAAACTCAAGACATGAATGAATTTGCTCCTTTAGCCACTCCGAGTCATACACAAATTTATCTTCACAAAGCAATGAATGATCTTTCTGATACTCGTATCTGACATGAAGCAAACGAAATCACGTATCCTCACAAATTCAAACTTTTAAGTTCATGAAAACTAAATACTATTTTGAACTGAAAATTCTCAGCATACCTCAATAAAAGCTGATCGTTAGCCGGAGATAACATCGTATATGTATTTCTGTAATATCTCACCACATCATCAAGCGTCTACATGCAACATCAATCAACAAACTATATTATCTTAGTTCTGGAAACAAAAAAGAATTCAACGACGATAAACAAGTGGTAGCAATAGCAACTCATTCTCCTCTACTTACCAAAGCCGAAAATCCAGAATCAGCACTTAGCACTTTGAGATCTTCGCATAGAATACTCTGAGGGTTTAAGCCAAAATAAGTAAAAAAGCTTTTAGAAGGAAAGTTATCAGCAACTAAATTGTCCCACATATACTTGTAACACATCAGTTGAAGCCTGTCAAAAGGAAGAGCACCGTAACGATTCAATCAAACGCATTAGCATGAAATGAAATAGACGGAGAAAGAATAAGCATACCTTCCATTTCGTCGCTGTGGTTCAGCAGGAAGTGTATCTCGAGCACGAGTCTTTGTGTCTATTAATATTGGATTATGATCATTTTCTGTTAACGGCATCCGAACTTCGTCAATCACTCCTATCATCCATACATCGTCTGCAAAGCCTATTCTGATATCAGAAGAATAATTCATCATGATCTAAAACTACCCAATTCTTCTATTTTCATGCTACATTAGACTTACGAGATGTCATTAACTTACATAGGCAATTCTCGAGTTAATCCTTCAAACAATAACTGATTCACACCGGTAATAAAATTAAGAAGCTTCAAGGCCCATCGATCTTCTTGCGACCGAATCTTCACTTCCACGCGTGTTATAACCTGCATATCAGCAGCACTATCATCACTCCTATATCGTCCAACAAGTTAAAAACAATACAAAACTCGATCAAGTAGTACCTCAGCTTCGAGTTTCGCATGTCGAGCAATGCCAGCTTTCATAAATTGATTAACCTTTTTCCCTCCAAGAAGGAGCGAAAACTCCATTTGTTTCGGGCACCATTCCTATGATCATAACAGTTGAATATTTCATACTTTCCCATCAATCAAATAATTCATTACATCTATGAATCTGATAATTAATCAATCAAATTAATCAATCAAATGAAAGAATGATACCGTGGATGTAAGATCTGTGACGGACAAGGCTCGTTTCTTCCTGAAACGACGAAGAAATGAATCTGAAATGGAGGGTTTGTTCCGAGAATTAACGAATCTGAGAGTGTCTTCGATGTCACCAGCACATGAAGAAGGAGAAGAAAGCTTTCGTTTGGAAAGAAGAGTGATTGAGTTGATGGAGAGTGAATTGTTGTGAAGACGAGGAGAAGAAGAAGGTGTTGAAGAAGTACAGCAAGAAGAAAGAGAACGAGCGAAAatcgaagaagaagaagaagtaaCAGAAGCATAAGCTGCTTCTATGAAAGCCATTTCTTCGTCGGTGACAAATTCAATTGGAATATTGTTTTTATTATCGTTGTTGTTGGATGAGGATGTTTCGGTTTCGGCCATGTTCGTTG from Lathyrus oleraceus cultivar Zhongwan6 chromosome 7, CAAS_Psat_ZW6_1.0, whole genome shotgun sequence encodes the following:
- the LOC127104867 gene encoding exonuclease V, chloroplastic yields the protein MAETETSSSNNNDNKNNIPIEFVTDEEMAFIEAAYASVTSSSSSIFARSLSSCCTSSTPSSSPRLHNNSLSINSITLLSKRKLSSPSSCAGDIEDTLRFVNSRNKPSISDSFLRRFRKKRALSVTDLTSTEWCPKQMEFSLLLGGKKVNQFMKAGIARHAKLEAEVITRVEVKIRSQEDRWALKLLNFITGVNQLLFEGLTRELPIIGFADDVWMIGVIDEVRMPLTENDHNPILIDTKTRARDTLPAEPQRRNGRLQLMCYKYMWDNLVADNFPSKSFFTYFGLNPQSILCEDLKVLSADSGFSALTLDDVVRYYRNTYTMLSPANDQLLLRYEYQKDHSLLCEDKFVYDSEWLKEQIHSCLEFWLGEREATYVHEDERWKCRFCQYAPVCPANTDSRGMSGNTSNDSKPKED